ACCATTGTCAATTTGGGCAGCCGTAATACTAGCTGAGCCCATTGCATCCAATTCTACGTTTAGGTCCTGGCAAATTGCAATCGGCGCAATGTCATCAACAACATTTATAACCTTGGTGCAAGTACCTTCATTGCCACTGGCATCGGTTACCGTAAGTGTTACTGTCTGAGGACCGGTTTCAGCACAAGTGAAAGTGCTTGGTGAAACAGTTGTTGAAACAATACCACAATTGTCGGTTGATCCACCGTCCACTTCCCCTGCAGTTAATGTTCCATTTCCTGAAGCATCAAGTATCACGTTGATCGCATCGGTTGTGCAAACAGCCGTAGGAGCGAGGTTATCCGTTACAGTAACGGCTGCGGTACAAGACGATATGTTGCCATTATTGTCGGTTACCGTCAGTGTAACTTCGGTTGTTGATGCGCTTCCGACAGTATAGGATCCAATGGGAAATGGCACCGCTGCACTTGCATTGTCAGATTCGCCGTCTAAGGCGTTGATTCCACTAAATGACCAACTCGCCAACCCGAATGTTGAACCACTTGGTTCAGAATCGCTATTTCGGTAAGCCCAGCCATCTAAGTAATCCCAAGCTTCACCGGTTCCATCCGTATCAATATCTCCAAAGACATCGATGACAGATCCATTTTCAAATAATTCTATTGCGTCATCACCGTTTATTCCTGCCGAGCCATCTGTAAAGTCAGGAGCAAAGCCGAAGTAGTTGCTGAAACCGGTTGTCTCTGAAGCTATGTAAATATAGGAACCTGCAGTTGCTGAACCGCTTAGAGTGAATTCTTCACCATCCGTTCCACCTCCATTATTGGCAGAGCCGATTCCATATATACTTAAGTCAACGATATCCTGTGCCGCATAAAGCTCAATCGCTTTTGGAGTACCACCACTGAGGGGACCATCAATAACTCCCGTAATTATTAGGGCAAATGTTGGTGCACTTCCTTCCATAGAAAGATCTGTACAATCAAAATCTGTTTTATCAATTGAAATCGATGCAATTCCACATGCGTCATTGGAACCGTTGTCCACTTCTGCCGCAGTCAGTGTTCCTTGACCATTGGCATCAAGAATTACCTCTAGGTCGTCGGTGCATATTGCCTCAGGCGCTACGTTATCTTCTACCGTTACCGTAGATTGACAAGTAGATACAAGGCCGTTGACATCAGTTACGGTCAAAGTAACCGTAACAGGATTGCCCACGTCAGAGCAACTAAACGAAGAGATATCAATTGATCTGGTGTCAATTTCACAATTGTCAAAAGAACCATTGTCGATATCACTTGCCGTTATAGCAGCATTTCCACTAGCATCCAGTTGAACCGTGATATTGGTGCATTGGGCGGTAGGAGGGGTTACATCTTCAACAGTAACTACAGCGGTGCAGCTGCTCGTTACTCCGTTTACGTCGGTAATGGTTAACACCACGTCGTTCGGTCCGCTATCAGCACAAGTGAAGTCAGCAACATCAATGCTTCGATCTGCAATTCCGCAAGCCGCAAATGATCCATCGTCAACATCGTCAACGTCAATCGAAGCCATTCCGTTCTCATCGAGTTGAATGGTAAAGATGTTGCAAAGAGCTTGTGGTCCGCTGAGTTCAACAACACTTATCTCCGAAGTACAAGTGCTTGTGTTGCCGTTGTTATCAGTCACCGTAAGTGTAACAGTATTTGCAGCTGCCGCGGCAGGAGCATACGTTCCTAGTGGAAATGGGGTAGAAGCGGTGGCATTGCCGGACTCTCCATCCAAGACATTAATACCGCTGTATGTCCAGTTTCCTAATACGAAAGTAGTACCATCTGGTCCGGTTTCGCTGACACGATACGCCCAACCGTCCAGATACTCCCAAGCTTCACCGGTTCCATCGGTATTGATATCTCCAAAAACATCAATAACAGATCCATTTTCGAACAGCTCTACCGCATCGTCACCATTTATTTCAGCTGAAGATGTAGTGAAGTCCGGACTGAATCCAAAGAAGTTGTCAAACTGTAATGCCTCAGAGGCAATGTAAATGTAATCACCCGCGGAGGCAGAGCCTGATAAAAAGAATTCTTCTCCATCGGAACCACCGCCGTTGTTGGCAGATCCGATAGCATAAATTCCAAGATCGGATATATCTTGAACCACGTAAAGCTCAATCGCCTTAGGAAGCCCACCTGAAAGACCTGCATCAAGCACTCCCGTAATGATCAAGGCCGGTCCGCTTGGAGCGGCAATATCATTGCAGTTAAAACTCGTTTGATCAATGGAAAGACTGGCAATTCCACAAGCATCATTTGATCCCGCGTCAAT
This Cryomorphaceae bacterium 1068 DNA region includes the following protein-coding sequences:
- a CDS encoding HYR domain-containing protein, encoding QILLVRDATGNEATCTAQVTVEDNIAPEALCVGSLEVQLDAFGNANITANDIDAGSNDACGIASLSIDQTSFNCNDIAAPSGPALIITGVLDAGLSGGLPKAIELYVVQDISDLGIYAIGSANNGGGSDGEEFFLSGSASAGDYIYIASEALQFDNFFGFSPDFTTSSAEINGDDAVELFENGSVIDVFGDINTDGTGEAWEYLDGWAYRVSETGPDGTTFVLGNWTYSGINVLDGESGNATASTPFPLGTYAPAAAAANTVTLTVTDNNGNTSTCTSEISVVELSGPQALCNIFTIQLDENGMASIDVDDVDDGSFAACGIADRSIDVADFTCADSGPNDVVLTITDVNGVTSSCTAVVTVEDVTPPTAQCTNITVQLDASGNAAITASDIDNGSFDNCEIDTRSIDISSFSCSDVGNPVTVTLTVTDVNGLVSTCQSTVTVEDNVAPEAICTDDLEVILDANGQGTLTAAEVDNGSNDACGIASISIDKTDFDCTDLSMEGSAPTFALIITGVIDGPLSGGTPKAIELYAAQDIVDLSIYGIGSANNGGGTDGEEFTLSGSATAGSYIYIASETTGFSNYFGFAPDFTDGSAGINGDDAIELFENGSVIDVFGDIDTDGTGEAWDYLDGWAYRNSDSEPSGSTFGLASWSFSGINALDGESDNASAAVPFPIGSYTVGSASTTEVTLTVTDNNGNISSCTAAVTVTDNLAPTAVCTTDAINVILDASGNGTLTAGEVDGGSTDNCGIVSTTVSPSTFTCAETGPQTVTLTVTDASGNEGTCTKVINVVDDIAPIAICQDLNVELDAMGSASITAAQIDNGSTDICGIASLSLDVTTFDCSNLGANTVTLTVTDNNGNSSICTAIVTVEDNMAPTITCPANITVSNDVGACGANVTWIVPTGSDNCSIASVVGDAASGDFFGIGTTTVSYTATDGSGLTADCSFTVTVEDTEAPDLSCIGNVAVTVNQVNGTYLASGGEFDPSFSDNCPGATLTHDAAAELSPQVGPNNESLDGWEFPIGTTTITFMAMDASGNIETCTFDITVESAVLSGEVTLNGACLPLDMTVSVYEAGTPNASPILVATYTDVEIAGDGTFSLAAMGLVPGSYDVYIKPENYLTKFAGNYTINASPTNITASSLVPGDISVNEDDVINGDDLSLILGAYNTEDGVDAGYDGNADLNCDGFVDALDLSLLIFFFLDGGDNPQL